The window TAAGTGACATGCTCCCCCACTAAACCTAAATAGAGGAGGAAGTTTTCTCGAAATAATTTGATAAATTATTAACCTATTGGCGAAAGGTTTAATTAAAAAGGTGGCTAAGTGTCAGATTTAATTTATCCATAAATTTAGATCTGACACTTAGCCACTATTATTTATACCAAATTTTGTTGTAAATTAAAGGATACTAAGCTCTGCTGATTTTTTTTGAAACCTTGCCTATAGAAATACTAAGAGGTATAGAAATAGCGATTCCAATAGCACTAGTTATTAGAGAGTTTGGAATATGAGTTAGAGGTGCAATCCAATTACCTACTATGAGGCTGCCTGCAATGTAGTACCCAACTACTGAAATTAGAGCACCTATACTAAAAGCTATTAAATATGGACGTAAACCATGACCGTTTTTAGAAATCCAAAATGAAACAACAAAAGCCATGCTACCCTTTATGATAAATGTAAAAGGTGCCCATGCAATGAATGCAGGATCTAGTAAATCGAATAGACTCATACCGATTGCAGCGGCTAAAAAAGCATGTTTTGGCTTTAGTAGAGTCGAAGAAATCAAAAGAGCCGCAGTGCCGAGATGTATCATGCTAGAATATCCTATGTATATAGGGATGTGAATCCAAGTTGCAACGAACATAAATGCTGCGAACATACCTATTTTAGTTAAATCATTGGTTTTGAAAGAATTTGCCATAAAAATCATCTCCTGAATATAGTTTGAATGAATAGACACTATCGCCGCGATAAATAGTATAACTATTTATAACATTTGAATAGACCTTTTTAAATATACAAAAATGAAAAAAACTAGAGGACAGTTTTTGTGGTTTTTAGAATTAATTAGGGGTATATGGAAGTTAGCGTGTTGTAGCTAAGAAAATTTTGGAGGTGCTATTATGGGAAAAAAAGCAATTGAGATTTCTAATCTAAATGTAGAAGAACTTATTCAAATGTTAAATGAAGCATTGGCAGAAGAGTGGTTAGCTTATTATCAATACTGGGTAGGTGCTAGAATGATGGAAGGACCTATGAGAAGTGAAGTAGAGCCAGAGCTTTTAGTTCATGCAAATCAAGAGTTAGCTCATGCAGAATTAGTGGTTGAAAGAATTCAACAATTAGGTGGGACACCTATATTAGATCCTAAAAAATGGTGGGATTTTGCTAGATGTGAGTACGAAGTACCAGATGATCCATATATAGAAGTTATACTAGAACAGAATTTAAGAGGTGAGAGATGTGCTATTCAAAGATATGAAGAAATAGCTGATTTCACAAATGGAAAGGATCATGCAACATACCAAATGGCAGTTAGTATACTAAATGAGGAACTCGAGCACGAAAATGACATAGAGGATTGGATAGCAGATATCGAAAGATTAAAAGACGATATTAGAAAAATTAGATTGTAATAACCTAAAAATTTTCGAGGAACTGGTGATATTGTATTGCTGGTTCCTTTTTTAGTAAATCTGTTTTATACATTTTGAAGTTTATTGATTTATAATATAATAGAGAGTGTATGGGACGTTAGGAGTGAAAAACGTGAGTATAAAATCTGAAACTGAATTATATGAACCTATTAAAACGTATTTTGAAAAACAAAACTATGAGGTACAAGCAGAAGTAAAAGACTGTGACTTAGTTGCTAGAAAAGAAGATGAGATAATATTGGTAGAGCTGAAAAAAAGTTTTTGCTTGAAATTGGTCTATCAGGCTATGGAAAGACAGAAACTTAGCGAATGTGTTTATGTAGCTATACCAATGCCAAAGGGTGGCTCATTTAAGAAAAGCTGGCATCAAATGGTTAGATTATTAAAGGCCATAAGAGTAGGTTTAATAACAGTAAATGCTAGTGGTGAAGTAAAGATACATATTGAACCTAAAGCGTATGTGTTTAGAAAAAATTATAAAAAGAAGAAAAAGCTAGTTAGAGAGGCAGATGAGAGGATAACGAATATCAATGTGGGAGGAACACGTGGAAAGACAATGACGGTATATAAGGAGCAATCACTTATAGTTGCATATTCACTTTCAAAGGTCGATAAAATAAAGAGTGCAGAACTTTCGAATTTGCTCAGCATGGACAAGGCCAGAGCTATATTGACTAAAAATTACCACGGCTGGTTTGATAGGGTTGATAGAGGAGTTTATTCGCTAAATGCTAAAGGAAAAA is drawn from Tissierellales bacterium and contains these coding sequences:
- a CDS encoding ECF transporter S component → MANSFKTNDLTKIGMFAAFMFVATWIHIPIYIGYSSMIHLGTAALLISSTLLKPKHAFLAAAIGMSLFDLLDPAFIAWAPFTFIIKGSMAFVVSFWISKNGHGLRPYLIAFSIGALISVVGYYIAGSLIVGNWIAPLTHIPNSLITSAIGIAISIPLSISIGKVSKKISRA
- a CDS encoding DUF2161 family putative PD-(D/E)XK-type phosphodiesterase, coding for MSIKSETELYEPIKTYFEKQNYEVQAEVKDCDLVARKEDEIILVELKKSFCLKLVYQAMERQKLSECVYVAIPMPKGGSFKKSWHQMVRLLKAIRVGLITVNASGEVKIHIEPKAYVFRKNYKKKKKLVREADERITNINVGGTRGKTMTVYKEQSLIVAYSLSKVDKIKSAELSNLLSMDKARAILTKNYHGWFDRVDRGVYSLNAKGKKALQEYDLAEQLYDNWMASK
- a CDS encoding ferritin-like domain-containing protein, whose product is MGKKAIEISNLNVEELIQMLNEALAEEWLAYYQYWVGARMMEGPMRSEVEPELLVHANQELAHAELVVERIQQLGGTPILDPKKWWDFARCEYEVPDDPYIEVILEQNLRGERCAIQRYEEIADFTNGKDHATYQMAVSILNEELEHENDIEDWIADIERLKDDIRKIRL